A region of Ficedula albicollis isolate OC2 chromosome 10, FicAlb1.5, whole genome shotgun sequence DNA encodes the following proteins:
- the AAGAB gene encoding alpha- and gamma-adaptin-binding protein p34 — protein MAAAARPLALLTSCAAGFAPEELVKRITGKDDLTVGAVTSGRVNFYPWTIDNKYYSADIHLCVVPSTFHVTADIAEAVQAFVVYFDSTTETGLEGVSEWLPLTEEWLPEVMILVCDRVSENGVNRQKAQEWCIKHGFELVELSPEELPDEDDDFPESTGVKRIVQALNANVWSNVLMKGDRTQGFGLLSTLAGASRSRGCEETPQTESNPSPGDREESQSEGEDGAGTNSLEPASTADPMLEMDIQELASLTTRDGDLENFERLFSKLKEMKDRAATLPHEQRKLHAEKVAKAFWMAIGGDRDEIEGLSSDEEN, from the exons atggCGGCGGCGGCGCGGCCGCTGGCGCTGCTCACCAGCTGTGCCGCGGGCTTCGCGCCCGAGGAGCTCGTCAAAC GTATCACAGGAAAAGATGACCTTACTGTGGGTGCAGTAACAAGTGGAAGAGTGAATTTCTACCCCTGGACAATAGATAACAAATACTATTCTGCAGATATCCACCTCTGTGTGGTCCCCAGCACATTCCACGTGACTGCAGACATTGCTGAGGCTGTGCAGGCATTTGTGGTGTACTTTGACAGCACAACA GAAACTGGACTGGAGGGTGTCTCTGAATGGCTTCCCCTGACAGAAGAGTGGCTGCCAGAAGTGATGATCCTGGTTTGTGACAGAGTGTCTGAGAATG GTGTAAACAGACAGAAAGCTCAAGAATGGTGCATCAAGCATGGCTTTGAGCTGGTAGAGCtcagccctgaggagctgcctgATGAGGATG ATGATTTCCCCGAGTCCACCGGAGTGAAGCGCATTGTGCAGGCCCTCAACGCCAACGTCTGGTCCAACGTGCTGATGAAGGGGG ACAGGACCCAGGGCTTTGGTCTGCTCAGCACCttggcaggagccagcaggagccGTGGCTGTGAAGAGACCCCCCAGACAGAA TCCAACCCATCCCCAGGAGACAGGGAAGAGTCCCAGTCAGAGGGAGAGGATGGAGCTGGCACCAACAGCCTGGAGCCTGCCAGTACTGCAg ATCCCATGCTGGAAATGGACATCCAGGAGCTGGCCAGCCTGACCACGAGGGATGGGGACCTGGAGAACTTCGAAAggctcttctccaagctgaaggaaatgaaag ACAGAGCTGCCACGCTGCCCCACGAGCAGAGGAAGCTGCACGCAGAGAAG GTGGCCAAAGCCTTCTGGATGGCAAttggaggggacagggacgaGATTGAAGGTCTGTCCTCGGATGAAGAGAACTGA